One Staphylococcus ratti DNA segment encodes these proteins:
- a CDS encoding ParB/RepB/Spo0J family partition protein, translated as MKKPFSKLFGLKNKDEVLEIIDETTQGVESVKIERIVPNRYQPRQTFDPARIEELAESIQAHGLLQPIVVRPIEENMYEIIAGERRFRALQHIQKSEADVIVRQLSDEETAVVALIENIQRENLSAVEEAEAYKKLLAFEGITQSELAKSVGKSQSFIANKLRLLKLEPIVLDAVREHRITERHGRALVGQAPQRQAEMLDIILKEQLNVKQTEERLKSYNAVSEETEEGETVTARPPEFVRDISEARDIIADGLLEIKANGIKYEQKEKEHEDYYEINIRVYRK; from the coding sequence ATGAAAAAACCTTTTTCTAAACTATTTGGATTAAAAAATAAAGATGAAGTGCTTGAAATAATAGATGAAACTACGCAAGGCGTGGAATCTGTTAAGATTGAACGCATCGTGCCGAATCGTTACCAACCACGTCAAACATTTGATCCAGCGCGTATCGAAGAATTGGCAGAATCCATCCAAGCACATGGTTTACTACAACCAATTGTTGTACGTCCTATTGAAGAAAATATGTATGAAATTATCGCAGGTGAACGTCGTTTTCGTGCGCTACAACACATTCAAAAAAGTGAAGCGGATGTTATCGTACGTCAATTAAGTGATGAAGAGACGGCGGTTGTTGCGTTGATAGAAAATATACAACGAGAAAATTTATCTGCGGTTGAAGAAGCGGAAGCCTATAAAAAATTATTGGCATTCGAAGGTATTACACAATCGGAGCTTGCTAAGAGTGTGGGTAAAAGTCAAAGCTTTATTGCTAATAAGTTACGTTTACTTAAATTAGAACCGATTGTTTTAGACGCCGTACGTGAACATCGTATTACTGAGCGACACGGTCGTGCGCTTGTAGGCCAAGCGCCTCAACGTCAAGCAGAGATGCTCGATATAATTTTAAAAGAACAACTCAACGTTAAGCAGACTGAGGAACGTCTAAAGTCATACAACGCAGTTTCAGAGGAGACTGAAGAAGGAGAAACAGTGACAGCACGTCCACCTGAATTTGTACGTGACATTTCAGAAGCACGTGATATCATTGCGGACGGTCTACTCGAAATCAAAGCCAACGGAATTAAATATGAGCAAAAAGAAAAAGAGCACGAAGACTACTATGAAATTAACATTCGTGTTTATCGCAAATAG
- the rsmG gene encoding 16S rRNA (guanine(527)-N(7))-methyltransferase RsmG, translated as MSVTWLAEQLETHGITLTETQKQQFETYYDMLVTWNDKINLTSITEEHEVYLKHFYDSITPSFYHDFNQDISLCDVGAGAGFPSIPLKIVFPNIHVTIVDSLNKRIQFLNQLANELGLEGVHFVHDRAETFGKNEDYRGSFDIVTARAVARLAVLSELCLPLVKTRGLFIALKSSKGQEELDEARFGIGIFGGRIGEIHTFELPEEAGERQIIKIEKRSQTPKKYPRKPGTPNKSPLVG; from the coding sequence ATGAGTGTCACATGGTTAGCAGAACAACTTGAAACACATGGCATTACGTTGACAGAAACGCAAAAACAACAGTTTGAAACGTATTATGATATGCTTGTCACATGGAATGATAAAATTAATCTTACAAGTATTACAGAAGAACATGAAGTGTATTTAAAACATTTTTATGATTCAATCACACCAAGCTTTTATCATGATTTTAATCAAGACATAAGTTTGTGTGATGTGGGGGCAGGTGCAGGTTTTCCAAGTATCCCACTTAAAATCGTGTTTCCGAATATTCATGTGACGATTGTTGATTCTCTCAACAAACGTATCCAATTTTTAAATCAATTGGCGAATGAATTAGGCCTTGAAGGTGTGCATTTTGTACATGATCGTGCAGAAACTTTTGGTAAAAATGAAGACTACCGTGGGTCTTTTGACATTGTCACAGCAAGAGCTGTCGCACGTTTGGCAGTGTTAAGTGAACTTTGTTTACCACTTGTGAAAACACGCGGTTTGTTCATTGCTTTAAAATCTTCAAAAGGACAAGAGGAATTAGACGAAGCGCGCTTTGGTATCGGTATCTTTGGAGGTCGAATTGGAGAAATCCACACTTTTGAATTGCCAGAAGAAGCGGGCGAAAGACAAATTATTAAAATTGAAAAACGTAGTCAGACACCTAAAAAGTACCCGAGAAAACCTGGAACACCAAATAAGTCACCTCTAGTAGGATAA